Part of the Desulfolutivibrio sulfoxidireducens genome is shown below.
CCCCGGCTGGCCCGCCTTCCTGTGGGAGCAGTGGATCACCCGGGCCGGCCTCGTCTGGCCCCTGGCCGTCTCCCTGGGTCGCCTGGCCGGACACCCCACGTCCGCTTCCACTGGCCCGCTTGGCCGGGCCAGGGCCGCCCTGGCCGCCCTGGACCCAGGCCACGCCTCGCCATCCTGGCTCGTTCCCACCCGCTTCGACACCACATGCGCCGGACGCCGCGTGGCCCTTTTTCGCGGCTGCGTGGCCAGCCACGCCCGCACCGACTGGAGCCGGGCGGCTGTCTCCCTCCTTCGCGGCGTCGGCGTCACGCTCCTTGACGATCCGGGATTCGCCTGCTGCGGCGCGCCCCTGGGCCATGCCGGACTCCCCGACGCCCAAAACGCCGCCCGACAAAAAAACATCCAGGCCTGGCGGGAGACCGGACGCCCGGCCCTGGCCGTGTTCTGCGCCTCCTGCCACCACGGCCTGTCGGCCTATCCGCCCGCCCTCTTCGCCCCCGGCGAGGCCGATGTCTGGCAAAAATCCATCCTCCCCCTGGCCGCGCTCCTTGGCCAAACCACCTTCGAAAAAACCCCGGAGGCCCCAACGGCCATCCTGTACCATGCGCCCTGCCACGCGCCCCCGGGCGACCCCGATGCCGCCCTGCTCTCCCGCGCCCTGGACCAACCCCTCGCCCAAGGCCCCACCCCCTGCTGCGGCTTCGGCGGCCTCATGCAGCTCACCGCCCCGACACTCGCGACCCGGACCGCCGCCGCATGCTGGCGGACACATAACCCGCCCCCCCAGGCCCACGTCCTGACCGCCTGCTCCGGCTGCGCCACCCAACTGGCGGCCACCAGCCCCCCCACCGTCACCGCCGGCCACTGGCTCGCCGTGGTGCGGTGCGAGGAAGCCCGGGGAGATGGGGAGGAGGCGCCCCCGTGATCTCCCTGGCCGCTTCGGAAAGGGGATTGTGAGGGAGACGCAAAAAGCATACATGAAAGAAAAGGATTTTCAGACGATGAAAGAACCGTTCATCCTGTCCCCATCCCTTTTGTCCGCCGATTTCGGCCGCCTCGCCGAGGAGCTTGACGCCCTGGAAGATGCGGGCCTGACCTGGGTGCACCTCGACGTCATGGACGGCCTGTTCGTGCCCAACATCACCTTCGGCCCGCCCATCATCAAGCGGCTGCGCCAGAAAAGCCGCCTGTTTTTCGACACCCACCTGATGATCGAGCGGCCCGAACGCTACCTGGCCGAGTTCCGCGACGCCGGGGCCGACCTCATCTGCGTCCACGCCGAGGCCACGGCGCATCTGGAACGGGCCTGCGCCGAAATCGCCCGGCTCGGGGCCAGACCCGCCGTGGCCCTCAACCCGGCCACCCCGCTTTCGGCCGTGGAATACCTCCTGCCGCAACTGGACATGGTGCTGGTGATGAGCGTCAATCCCGGCTTCGGCGGCCAGTCCTTCATCCCCTTTTGCATGGACAAGATCCGCGACCTGCGGGCCATGATCCGGAAACGCGGACTCGTAACGCACATCCAGGTGGACGGCGGGGTCACCCCGGACAACACTCCCGCGCTTCTGGCCGCCGGAGCCGACATCCTGGTCTCCGGGTCGGCCTTTTTCGGCCATCCTCCCTATGGGGAGCGGTTAAGGACCTTTTATGCGGCGGCTCGAGCAGAATCGACCTGAAGGGGACGGACCGGACTCCCGGCCCCCGCCTGATCCGGACCGCGTGGACGAACGTCTCGTGCGGCTGACCTCCATGATGGAGGCCCTGGACGAGCACATCGCCTATGTGGACGCCGGGGGCGTGGTGCGGGAGATCAACCGCCGATTTCTCGATTTCCTCGGCCGGCCCCGGGAAGCGGTCATGGGCAGGGAACTGGCGGTCCTTGGCCTGGACACCGAAAACTGCCAGACCAGCGCCTTTTTCGAGCTGTTTCGCAAGGGTGCGCTCACCTCCCCGGTCGCGGTCAACCAGCGCCTGGGCGAAGCCGACGTGGCCATCCGCATCCAGCCCGTGCTCAGGCCCGGCCAGGGCGAGGATACCTTCGAGGGCATCATCCTCTCGGTCATCGACGTCACCCCGCTGGTCGAGGCCAAACGCTCGGTGGAACGGGAGAAGGCCTTTCTGGAGCAGGTCCTGGACATCGCCGGGGCGGCCATCTGCATCGTCAACCTCGACGGGCTGATCACCACGGTCAATGGCGAATTCACGGCCATCACCGGCTATACCCGGGAGATGGCCCTGGGCCGGCCGCGCGACGAACTGCTTCGCGGCGAGGAGACCTCCCCCGGGCGTCCGGACGCCTCCGGCCCGGAACCCTCCAAACACGAATGCCGGATCAGGACCGCCGCCGGGAAGGAGATCACCATCCTGCGCAACGCCGCGCCGCTGCGCGACGTCCACGGCGATCCCGTGGGCAGCATCGAATCTTTCGTGGACATCTCCGAGATCGTGCGCGCCAGGACCGACGCCGAACAGGCCAGCCGCATGAAGAGCATGTTCCTGGCCAACATGAGCCACGAGATTCGCACGCCCTTAAATGCCCTCATCGGCATCCCCCAGCTTCTGGCCCGCACCGAGATCACCCCCGAACAGCACGAATACGTGGAAACCATGCGCGCCACGGGAAGCGCCCTGCTGAACATCGTCAACGACATCCTGGACATCTCCAAGATCGAGGCCGGCCGCATGGAGATCGTCGCCGGACCCGTGGACCTGGGCCGGCTTCTGGCCGAGGCCGTTCACCTCATGTCCGCCCCGGCGACGGAGAAGGGTCTGGCCCTGACCTGGAGCATGGACCCGGATCTGCCCCTGAT
Proteins encoded:
- the rpe gene encoding ribulose-phosphate 3-epimerase; this encodes MKEPFILSPSLLSADFGRLAEELDALEDAGLTWVHLDVMDGLFVPNITFGPPIIKRLRQKSRLFFDTHLMIERPERYLAEFRDAGADLICVHAEATAHLERACAEIARLGARPAVALNPATPLSAVEYLLPQLDMVLVMSVNPGFGGQSFIPFCMDKIRDLRAMIRKRGLVTHIQVDGGVTPDNTPALLAAGADILVSGSAFFGHPPYGERLRTFYAAARAEST
- a CDS encoding PAS domain-containing hybrid sensor histidine kinase/response regulator, yielding MDERLVRLTSMMEALDEHIAYVDAGGVVREINRRFLDFLGRPREAVMGRELAVLGLDTENCQTSAFFELFRKGALTSPVAVNQRLGEADVAIRIQPVLRPGQGEDTFEGIILSVIDVTPLVEAKRSVEREKAFLEQVLDIAGAAICIVNLDGLITTVNGEFTAITGYTREMALGRPRDELLRGEETSPGRPDASGPEPSKHECRIRTAAGKEITILRNAAPLRDVHGDPVGSIESFVDISEIVRARTDAEQASRMKSMFLANMSHEIRTPLNALIGIPQLLARTEITPEQHEYVETMRATGSALLNIVNDILDISKIEAGRMEIVAGPVDLGRLLAEAVHLMSAPATEKGLALTWSMDPDLPLILETDPFRLRQILLNLLSNAVKFTDSGKVGLSATLSPDETSVRFQVTDTGPGIARDDTEHVFEPFYQADGSVTRRHGGTGLGLSISRRLAILLGAPDLFLRSEPGRGCAFFFDLPLRSTAPDPGNEPLDAPDDEPSADEAARADLSALRVLVAEDNDFNRFLLGKILDKLGVCETAFAADGEGAVEMVLERAAAGQPFDVLFIDLRMPGLDGASAARRLRRAGIVTPVVALTAQAMARDAALCREAGMDYFFSKPYRIRDIEKVLTTVAASRQGAWP
- a CDS encoding (Fe-S)-binding protein, producing MPTSPHLNPAPLPAPHDCVLCGRCLEVCPLFAATGREELSPRAKFHLLARMARNDPALREKPASDLAGLCLSCGRCQKACPLGLCAPDAVGALRAAHPGWPAFLWEQWITRAGLVWPLAVSLGRLAGHPTSASTGPLGRARAALAALDPGHASPSWLVPTRFDTTCAGRRVALFRGCVASHARTDWSRAAVSLLRGVGVTLLDDPGFACCGAPLGHAGLPDAQNAARQKNIQAWRETGRPALAVFCASCHHGLSAYPPALFAPGEADVWQKSILPLAALLGQTTFEKTPEAPTAILYHAPCHAPPGDPDAALLSRALDQPLAQGPTPCCGFGGLMQLTAPTLATRTAAACWRTHNPPPQAHVLTACSGCATQLAATSPPTVTAGHWLAVVRCEEARGDGEEAPP